A window of the Gemmatirosa kalamazoonensis genome harbors these coding sequences:
- the xylA gene encoding xylose isomerase yields the protein MSDAYTPRPEHHFTFGLWTVGNVGRDPFGEPVRSAISAPCIVDKLGELGAYGVNFHDEDLVPRDASASERAQIIKDFRAALERTGLKVPMATTNLFTDPAFKDGAFTSNDARVRAYALQKTMRSMDLGKEFGAETYVFWGGREGTETNAAKDPRDAMKWFRDALNFLCEYNIAQGYDYKFALEPKPNEPRGDIYLPTIGHALAFIETLDHPEMVGLNPEVAHDTMAGLDFTHGVAQALDAGKLFHIDLNDQKPGRYDQDFRFGSVNVKDNFFLVKLLEDAQWNGMRHFDAHAYRTEDEQGVWDFAAGCMRTYLILKEKAARWNADAEIQQLVRELKTRGDGAGNDGVKFSPERAKALKEQQLDLPAIRAQGYAYERLDQLTIEVLLGAR from the coding sequence ATGAGCGACGCCTACACGCCCCGCCCCGAGCACCACTTCACGTTCGGCCTCTGGACCGTCGGCAACGTCGGCCGCGACCCGTTCGGTGAGCCGGTGCGCTCCGCCATCTCCGCGCCGTGCATCGTCGACAAGCTCGGCGAGCTGGGAGCGTACGGGGTGAACTTCCACGACGAGGATCTCGTTCCGCGCGACGCGTCGGCGTCGGAGCGCGCGCAGATCATCAAGGACTTCAGGGCCGCGCTCGAGCGCACGGGGCTCAAGGTCCCGATGGCGACGACGAACCTGTTCACCGACCCCGCGTTCAAGGACGGCGCGTTCACGTCGAACGACGCGCGCGTGCGCGCCTACGCGCTGCAGAAGACGATGCGCTCCATGGACCTCGGCAAGGAGTTCGGCGCCGAGACGTACGTGTTCTGGGGCGGGCGCGAGGGCACGGAGACGAACGCGGCGAAGGATCCGCGCGACGCCATGAAGTGGTTCCGCGACGCGTTGAACTTCCTCTGCGAGTACAACATCGCGCAGGGGTACGACTACAAGTTCGCGCTCGAGCCGAAGCCGAACGAGCCGCGCGGCGACATCTACCTGCCGACGATCGGCCACGCGCTCGCGTTCATCGAGACGCTCGACCATCCCGAGATGGTGGGGCTCAACCCCGAGGTCGCGCACGACACGATGGCGGGGCTCGACTTCACGCACGGCGTCGCGCAGGCGCTCGACGCGGGGAAGCTGTTCCACATCGACCTGAACGATCAGAAGCCGGGGCGCTACGACCAGGACTTCCGCTTCGGCTCCGTGAACGTGAAGGACAACTTCTTCCTCGTGAAGCTGCTCGAGGACGCGCAGTGGAACGGCATGCGCCACTTCGACGCGCACGCCTACCGCACCGAGGACGAGCAGGGCGTGTGGGACTTCGCCGCCGGCTGCATGCGCACCTATCTCATCCTGAAGGAGAAGGCCGCGCGCTGGAACGCCGACGCCGAGATCCAGCAGCTCGTGCGCGAGCTGAAGACCCGTGGCGACGGGGCCGGGAACGACGGCGTGAAGTTCTCGCCCGAGCGCGCGAAGGCGCTGAAGGAGCAGCAGCTCGATCTGCCCGCCATCCGCGCGCAGGGCTACGCGTACGAGCGGCTCGACCAGCTCACGATCGAAGTGCTGCTCGGAGCGCGCTGA
- a CDS encoding alpha-glucuronidase family glycosyl hydrolase yields MKRALITLWLVLSAAAPARAEDGYDLWLRYRPVTDAARLAEYRAAVTQLVVDGDSPTLRAARDELRTGLRGLLGADVPLSASATRDGAVIVGTPASSRTIGALGLGDALRAVGREGYVVRATRVGGRRAIVVAANSDVGALYGAFRFLRQLQTYGTLANLAVASAPKIQLRLLNHWDNLNRSVERGYAGHSLWAWDTLPDASNPRYRDYARANASIGINGAVLTNVNANARILTPEYLAKVAALANVFRPYGVRVYLTARFSAPIEIGGLKTADPLDPAVRAWWKAKIDSIYALIPDFGGFTVKANSEGQPGPQDYHRTHADGANMFAEALAPHGGVVMWRAFVYSNEVPVDRVKQAYTEFKPLDGQFRDNAFVQVKNGPLDFQPREPFSPLFGAMPKTPLMMEFQVTKEYLGQDTHLVYLGQEFEEVLRSDTWAKGKGSTVAKVIDGSLHGYARTGIAGVSNIGDDRNWTGSQFNQANWYAYGRLAWDPEMSASDIADDWLRMTFTNDPSFVRAVKAMMKTSREAVVNYMTPLGLAHIMATGHHYGPGPWVGGPNTRMRADQTPTYFHRADSLGLGFDRTATGSNALEQYAPPIRARWGNQRTVPDSVLLWFHHVGWTERLPATHGRPLWDELVARYNAGVDSVRAMQRTWDAQRGKVDDERFRDVQSFLAIQEKEARWWRDAALTYFQSFSHLPIPARYEQPAHPLQYYLQVRCPANRDKPRCDNVP; encoded by the coding sequence ATGAAGAGAGCATTGATCACGCTATGGTTGGTCCTGTCCGCCGCCGCGCCCGCGCGCGCGGAGGACGGTTACGACCTGTGGCTGCGCTACCGCCCGGTGACGGACGCGGCGCGGCTGGCCGAGTACCGCGCGGCCGTGACGCAGCTCGTGGTCGACGGCGACTCGCCGACGCTGCGCGCGGCGCGCGACGAGCTGCGGACCGGGCTGCGCGGACTGCTCGGCGCCGACGTGCCGCTGTCGGCGTCGGCCACGCGCGACGGCGCGGTGATCGTCGGCACGCCGGCGTCGTCGCGCACGATCGGCGCGTTAGGCCTCGGCGACGCGCTGCGGGCCGTTGGGCGCGAGGGCTACGTCGTGCGCGCGACGCGCGTGGGCGGCCGGCGCGCGATCGTCGTCGCCGCGAACAGCGACGTCGGCGCGCTCTACGGCGCGTTCCGGTTCCTGCGCCAGCTCCAGACGTACGGCACGCTCGCGAACCTCGCGGTGGCGAGCGCGCCGAAGATCCAGCTCCGGCTGCTGAACCACTGGGACAACCTCAATCGCAGCGTGGAGCGCGGCTACGCCGGGCATTCGTTGTGGGCGTGGGACACGCTCCCCGACGCGTCGAACCCGCGCTACCGCGACTACGCGCGCGCGAACGCGTCGATCGGCATCAACGGCGCGGTGCTCACGAACGTGAACGCGAACGCGCGCATCCTGACGCCCGAGTACCTCGCGAAGGTCGCCGCGCTCGCGAACGTGTTCCGCCCGTACGGCGTGCGCGTGTACCTCACGGCGCGGTTCAGCGCCCCGATCGAGATCGGCGGGCTGAAGACGGCGGACCCGCTCGACCCCGCGGTGCGCGCGTGGTGGAAGGCGAAGATCGACTCCATCTACGCGCTGATCCCCGACTTCGGCGGGTTCACCGTGAAGGCGAACTCGGAGGGGCAGCCCGGCCCGCAGGACTATCACCGCACGCACGCCGACGGCGCGAACATGTTCGCCGAGGCGCTCGCGCCGCACGGCGGCGTGGTGATGTGGCGCGCGTTCGTGTACAGCAACGAGGTGCCTGTCGACCGCGTGAAGCAGGCGTACACGGAGTTCAAGCCGCTCGACGGGCAGTTCCGCGACAACGCGTTCGTGCAGGTGAAGAACGGGCCGCTCGACTTCCAGCCGCGCGAGCCGTTCTCGCCGCTCTTCGGCGCGATGCCGAAGACGCCGCTCATGATGGAGTTCCAGGTCACGAAGGAGTACCTCGGCCAGGACACGCACCTCGTCTACCTCGGGCAGGAGTTCGAGGAGGTGCTGCGGTCCGACACGTGGGCGAAGGGGAAGGGCTCCACCGTCGCGAAGGTGATCGACGGCTCGCTGCACGGTTACGCGCGCACCGGCATCGCCGGCGTATCGAACATCGGCGACGATCGCAACTGGACCGGCTCGCAGTTCAACCAGGCGAACTGGTACGCGTACGGCCGCCTCGCGTGGGATCCCGAGATGTCGGCGAGCGACATCGCCGACGACTGGCTGCGCATGACGTTCACGAACGACCCGTCGTTCGTGCGCGCGGTGAAGGCGATGATGAAGACGTCGCGCGAGGCGGTCGTGAACTACATGACGCCGCTCGGCCTCGCGCACATCATGGCCACGGGGCACCACTACGGGCCGGGGCCGTGGGTCGGTGGGCCGAACACGCGCATGCGCGCCGACCAGACGCCGACCTACTTCCACCGCGCCGACTCGCTCGGCCTCGGCTTCGACCGCACCGCGACGGGGAGCAACGCGCTGGAGCAGTACGCGCCGCCGATCCGCGCGCGGTGGGGGAACCAGCGGACGGTGCCCGACTCCGTGCTGCTCTGGTTCCATCACGTCGGGTGGACCGAGCGGCTGCCGGCGACGCACGGCCGGCCGCTCTGGGACGAGCTCGTCGCGCGCTACAACGCCGGGGTCGACTCCGTGCGCGCCATGCAGCGCACCTGGGACGCCCAGCGCGGCAAGGTGGACGACGAGCGGTTCCGCGACGTACAGAGCTTCCTGGCGATCCAGGAGAAGGAAGCCCGCTGGTGGCGCGACGCGGCGCTGACATACTTCCAGTCGTTCTCGCATCTACCCATTCCGGCACGCTACGAGCAGCCCGCGCACCCGCTGCAGTACTATCTCCAGGTTCGCTGCCCGGCGAACCGCGACAAACCCCGCTGCGACAACGTTCCCTGA
- the xylB gene encoding xylulokinase, which yields MSALFLGLDVGTSGVKAILVAPGGDVVASATTPLRMSTPRPGWAEQDPEAWWQASVAALRDVLAQRPDDSVAAVGISGQMHSSVFLDRAGQVIRPALLWCDGRTTAECDEITRRAGGEDRLRDWVMNAALEGFTLPKVLWLRRHEPDAYARVATVLLAKDFIRYRLTGVLATEPSDASGTLMFDPARLRWSDELLAAVDVPRALLPDVGGSSDVLGRVTGEAAAACGLAEGTSVVGGGADNACGAAGVGVVAPGEAVASWGTSGTVLAPTARPVVDPGLRAHTFCHVVPNVWYVMGVVLSAGGAFSWYREQFARELASPGASARLDAEAASVPRGAEGVTFLPYLQGERTPHRDASARGALLGLSLAHTRAHTTRAVLEGVSFALRDSVSILQSLGLAPASLLLTGGGAKSPFVRTLQAEVYGLPVQTVNREEGPAYGAALLGAVGVGAFADLAAAGKATLTRSALEHPDPAAHRAYDDVYARFRASYAAAQPAAPSAQR from the coding sequence ATGAGTGCACTCTTCCTCGGCCTCGACGTCGGCACGAGCGGCGTCAAGGCGATCCTCGTCGCGCCCGGCGGCGACGTCGTCGCGTCGGCCACGACGCCGCTCAGGATGAGCACCCCACGGCCCGGCTGGGCGGAGCAGGATCCGGAGGCGTGGTGGCAGGCGAGCGTCGCTGCGCTGCGCGACGTGCTGGCGCAGCGGCCCGACGATTCCGTCGCGGCGGTCGGCATCTCCGGTCAGATGCACTCGAGCGTGTTTCTCGACCGCGCGGGGCAGGTCATCCGCCCCGCGCTGCTCTGGTGCGACGGCCGCACGACCGCCGAGTGCGACGAGATCACGCGGCGTGCGGGCGGCGAGGACAGGCTGCGCGATTGGGTGATGAACGCGGCGCTCGAGGGCTTCACGCTCCCGAAGGTGCTGTGGCTGCGGCGCCACGAGCCCGACGCCTACGCGCGCGTCGCCACCGTGCTGCTGGCGAAGGACTTCATCCGCTACCGCCTCACCGGCGTGCTCGCCACCGAGCCGTCGGACGCGTCGGGCACGCTGATGTTCGATCCCGCGCGGCTGCGGTGGAGCGACGAGCTGCTCGCCGCCGTCGACGTGCCGCGCGCGCTGCTCCCCGACGTCGGCGGCTCGTCCGACGTGCTCGGGCGTGTGACGGGCGAGGCGGCCGCGGCGTGCGGGCTCGCGGAGGGAACATCGGTCGTCGGCGGCGGCGCGGACAACGCGTGCGGAGCGGCGGGCGTCGGCGTCGTGGCGCCGGGCGAGGCGGTCGCGAGCTGGGGGACGTCCGGCACCGTGCTCGCGCCCACCGCTCGGCCGGTGGTGGATCCCGGGCTGCGCGCGCACACGTTCTGCCACGTGGTGCCTAACGTGTGGTACGTGATGGGCGTCGTGCTGTCGGCGGGCGGCGCGTTCTCGTGGTACCGCGAGCAGTTCGCGCGCGAGCTGGCGTCGCCCGGCGCGAGCGCGCGGCTCGACGCCGAGGCGGCGAGCGTGCCGCGCGGCGCCGAGGGCGTCACGTTCCTGCCGTACCTGCAGGGCGAGCGCACGCCGCATCGCGACGCGTCGGCGCGCGGCGCGCTGTTGGGCCTCTCGCTCGCGCACACGCGGGCGCACACCACGCGCGCCGTGCTCGAGGGCGTCTCGTTCGCGCTCCGCGACTCGGTCTCGATCCTCCAGTCGCTCGGCCTCGCGCCGGCGAGCCTGCTGCTCACCGGCGGCGGCGCGAAGAGCCCGTTCGTGCGCACGCTGCAGGCCGAGGTCTACGGGCTGCCGGTGCAGACGGTGAACCGCGAGGAAGGCCCGGCGTATGGCGCGGCGCTGCTCGGCGCGGTGGGCGTCGGCGCGTTCGCCGATCTCGCGGCGGCGGGGAAGGCGACGCTCACCCGCAGCGCGCTCGAGCACCCCGACCCGGCGGCGCATCGCGCGTACGACGACGTGTACGCGCGGTTCCGGGCGTCGTACGCCGCCGCGCAGCCCGCGGCGCCCTCTGCGCAGCGCTGA